A DNA window from Siniperca chuatsi isolate FFG_IHB_CAS linkage group LG6, ASM2008510v1, whole genome shotgun sequence contains the following coding sequences:
- the cltrn gene encoding collectrin isoform X1 — protein MFEKILFLLCLSSALAEQLCTPDSSDGYKVRLSIKSALGDQAYVWNENEMYLFRATLAFAMRSHFSGQEFDVSNIIVCDETPRVSFWFVVTSPLNTSRLVDIENVEKAVRKSRNRINSAFLLTDKTLEFIGIAPTLAAPASPGTPPWLIVFGVVMGAVGAGIIVLLVSSLVQNKRKKNEKSDDEDNEEETRVKTVENGTASEGVYNMSFSDDERFTQM, from the exons ATGTTTGAAAAGATCTTATTCCTGCTCTGTTTGTCATCTGCTTTGGCAGAACAGCTCTGTACACCAG ATTCTTCAGATGGCTACAAAGTTCGACTCAGCATCAAAAGCGCTCTGGGAGATCAAGCA TATGtttggaatgaaaatgaaatgtaccTTTTCCGAGCAACTCTGGCTTTTGCCATGAGGAGTCACTTCAGCGGCCAGGAATTTGA TGTGTCAAACATCATTGTATGTGATGAGACTCCCAGAGTGTCGTTCTGGTTCGTGGTGACGTCACCGCTGAACACGTCACGCCTTGTTGATATAGAAAATGTGGAGAAGGCTGTAAG aAAGTCCAGGAATCGCATCAACAGTGCATTTCTGCTAACTGATAAAACTCTGGAGTTTATCGGCATCGCTCCCACCCTGGCAGCACCAGCCAGCCCTGGCACCCCTCCGTGGCTCATTGTGTTTGGGGTGGTCATGGGTGCTGTGGGTGCCGGCATCATCGTTCTGCTTGTGTCCTCTCTGGTCCAAAATAAACG CAAAAAGAACGAGAAAAGTGATGATGAGGACAATGAAGAAGAGACGCGGGTGAAAACGGTGGAAAATGGCACTGCAAGTGAGGGTGTTTACAACATGTCATTCTCAGATGATGAGCGTTTCACACAGATGTAA
- the cltrn gene encoding collectrin isoform X2, translating to MFEKILFLLCLSSALAEQLCTPDSSDGYKVRLSIKSALGDQAYVWNENEMYLFRATLAFAMRSHFSGQEFEKSRNRINSAFLLTDKTLEFIGIAPTLAAPASPGTPPWLIVFGVVMGAVGAGIIVLLVSSLVQNKRKKNEKSDDEDNEEETRVKTVENGTASEGVYNMSFSDDERFTQM from the exons ATGTTTGAAAAGATCTTATTCCTGCTCTGTTTGTCATCTGCTTTGGCAGAACAGCTCTGTACACCAG ATTCTTCAGATGGCTACAAAGTTCGACTCAGCATCAAAAGCGCTCTGGGAGATCAAGCA TATGtttggaatgaaaatgaaatgtaccTTTTCCGAGCAACTCTGGCTTTTGCCATGAGGAGTCACTTCAGCGGCCAGGAATTTGA aAAGTCCAGGAATCGCATCAACAGTGCATTTCTGCTAACTGATAAAACTCTGGAGTTTATCGGCATCGCTCCCACCCTGGCAGCACCAGCCAGCCCTGGCACCCCTCCGTGGCTCATTGTGTTTGGGGTGGTCATGGGTGCTGTGGGTGCCGGCATCATCGTTCTGCTTGTGTCCTCTCTGGTCCAAAATAAACG CAAAAAGAACGAGAAAAGTGATGATGAGGACAATGAAGAAGAGACGCGGGTGAAAACGGTGGAAAATGGCACTGCAAGTGAGGGTGTTTACAACATGTCATTCTCAGATGATGAGCGTTTCACACAGATGTAA